One segment of Gemmatimonadales bacterium DNA contains the following:
- a CDS encoding Fic family protein, whose translation MPGRLTQRTWHYNPEIYAPAKYQRACGYDAFVPDKLMDMPLNLDATVAGIVSEAELAIRTLNESAGPPLAPLARLLLRTESIASSKVEGMQLGVRELARAEARVESGQNASATAMEVLANIDAMVLAVDKAALAERFDVSQITAIHQRLLAQAENQRIAGQIRTRQNWIGGNDHNPCRADFVPPPPEDVDELLSDLCEAINDDRLPPIVQAAMVHAQFETIHPFDDGNGRTGRALIHVVLRRRGVAPRYVPPISVALAAAKTRYIEGLTNFRGNEVGKWIEHFADASARVAHLAKAYLKAIEALTTQWREQLSASPTAPRADAAAWALINVLPAHPMITAPVATAATGRAKAAVYEAIEQLKSAGVLIPLSEMRRNQSWEAAGLLDLIAGMESGQPPANVSAARDSATP comes from the coding sequence ATGCCAGGAAGACTCACGCAACGAACGTGGCATTACAACCCGGAGATCTATGCGCCAGCAAAGTACCAGCGGGCGTGCGGATACGACGCGTTCGTACCCGACAAGCTCATGGATATGCCGCTCAATCTGGACGCAACCGTCGCAGGAATCGTGTCGGAGGCGGAGCTGGCGATCCGCACCCTAAACGAGAGTGCCGGGCCACCGCTCGCACCCCTCGCGCGCCTGCTCCTGCGAACCGAATCGATTGCATCATCAAAGGTCGAGGGCATGCAGCTGGGGGTTCGCGAACTCGCACGAGCTGAGGCGCGAGTAGAATCGGGACAAAACGCTAGCGCCACAGCGATGGAAGTTCTCGCGAATATCGATGCGATGGTCCTGGCGGTCGATAAAGCGGCACTCGCCGAGAGATTCGACGTTTCACAAATCACGGCCATCCACCAGCGACTGCTGGCGCAAGCTGAGAACCAACGCATCGCAGGACAAATCCGAACCCGACAAAACTGGATTGGCGGCAACGATCACAACCCGTGCCGCGCAGACTTTGTCCCGCCACCACCCGAAGATGTGGACGAGCTGCTGTCCGATTTGTGCGAGGCGATCAACGACGACCGGCTCCCGCCAATCGTGCAGGCAGCAATGGTGCACGCTCAATTCGAAACCATACATCCGTTCGACGACGGCAATGGACGCACGGGGCGCGCACTCATCCACGTCGTTCTACGTCGCAGAGGAGTCGCACCTCGCTACGTGCCTCCGATCAGCGTCGCGCTCGCCGCCGCGAAGACGCGCTACATCGAGGGGCTCACCAATTTCCGGGGGAATGAAGTCGGAAAGTGGATCGAGCACTTCGCTGATGCATCGGCTCGAGTGGCGCATCTGGCCAAGGCGTACCTGAAGGCCATAGAGGCATTGACGACCCAATGGCGAGAGCAACTCTCCGCCTCGCCCACCGCACCCAGAGCCGACGCCGCCGCTTGGGCGCTCATAAATGTGTTACCAGCGCACCCGATGATCACCGCGCCCGTCGCCACGGCAGCCACGGGGCGCGCGAAGGCAGCGGTATATGAAGCCATCGAGCAGCTGAAGAGCGCTGGAGTGCTGATTCCGCTGTCGGAAATGCGGCGCAATCAATCGTGGGAAGCGGCGGGGTTACTCGATTTGATTGCCGGAATGGAGAGCGGTCAACCTCCGGCCAATGTTTCGGCGGCGCGAGATTCGGCAACTCCATGA
- a CDS encoding aldo/keto reductase yields the protein MSDQTLDRRGFLKVGGAVATGILVRGIVPGEAQALPALPFNPVTDGAMPTRNLGRTGYRPGIFSLGGQAAIEQPNHEEVAVPIVERALDLGVNYIDTAAAYGGQQRWSQRYIGQVMARRRGEVFLASKTGDRTRDGSLRLLEESLRLLNTDHLDLWQLHNLSRMEQVDQIFGAGGAIEALSQARDQHLVRFLGVTGHADPAVLMEMVRRFPFDTILMALNAADQHHLSFAELLLPMAVERQMGIIAMKIPARSRLLSSYTPPANATPATGTRPGTLNMREAMYYTLSFPVSTVIIGCDTVAQVEENVRLASEFTPLSEAQLAALTEKTAPIARQGLFFRTWA from the coding sequence ATGTCGGATCAGACGCTGGACCGCCGCGGGTTCCTGAAGGTCGGCGGCGCGGTCGCCACCGGGATCCTGGTGCGCGGCATCGTGCCGGGCGAGGCCCAGGCCCTCCCCGCCCTGCCTTTCAACCCCGTCACCGACGGCGCGATGCCGACGCGCAACCTCGGCCGCACGGGCTACCGCCCCGGCATCTTTTCGCTGGGCGGCCAGGCAGCCATCGAGCAGCCGAACCACGAGGAGGTGGCCGTGCCGATCGTCGAGCGCGCCCTGGACCTCGGGGTCAACTACATCGACACCGCGGCGGCCTACGGCGGTCAGCAGCGCTGGAGCCAGCGCTACATCGGGCAGGTCATGGCGCGGCGGCGCGGCGAAGTGTTCCTCGCCAGCAAGACGGGCGACCGCACCCGCGACGGCTCGCTGCGGCTGCTGGAGGAATCGCTGCGACTGCTGAACACCGACCACCTCGACTTGTGGCAGCTTCACAACCTCAGCCGCATGGAGCAGGTGGACCAGATCTTCGGGGCGGGCGGCGCCATCGAGGCGCTCAGCCAGGCGCGCGACCAGCACCTCGTGCGGTTCCTCGGCGTGACGGGCCACGCCGATCCGGCGGTGCTGATGGAGATGGTGCGGCGCTTCCCGTTCGACACGATCCTGATGGCGCTCAACGCCGCCGACCAGCACCACCTGAGCTTCGCCGAGCTGCTGCTGCCGATGGCAGTGGAGCGCCAGATGGGGATCATCGCGATGAAGATCCCAGCGCGCTCCCGCCTGTTGTCGAGCTACACGCCGCCGGCCAACGCGACGCCCGCAACCGGGACCCGGCCGGGCACGCTGAACATGCGCGAGGCGATGTACTACACGCTGTCCTTCCCGGTCAGCACCGTGATCATCGGCTGCGACACGGTGGCGCAGGTGGAGGAGAACGTGCGGCTGGCCTCGGAGTTCACGCCGTTGAGCGAGGCGCAGCTCGCGGCCCTCACCGAGAAGACAGCCCCTATCGCGCGGCAGGGGCTGTTCTTCAGGACCTGGGCCTAG
- the glgX gene encoding glycogen debranching protein GlgX, giving the protein MATRLRHQPKTAITAGSFFPLGATVQPEGVNFAIYSRDASDVHLLLFDRPDGPPTDVIQIANRTKFVWHTFVAGVKPGQLYGYKVLGDFDPSAGKRFNGAKLLIDPYAKALSHKASNRDNLLLAYDSTSADRDLSLDTRDNSHLVPKAIVVDDAFDWRGDVSPAIPFERLIIYEVHARGFTAHPSSRVKRPGTYLGFAEKIPYLKSLGVTAVELLPVHECHVEDFLRGKGLTNYWGYNTLGFFAPESAYSTGKKPGCQVAEFKTMVRKLHQAGIEVILDVVYNHTAEGNELGPTLSLRGVDNRTYYCLTGGPSDPGRYYANYTGCGNSLNLTNPAVIRLVLDSLRYWAETMHVDGFRFDLASVLGRDPSGFDGSAAFFHAVAQDPALQRVKLIAEPWDLGTYQVGNFPVDWSEWNGRFRDAARRFVKGDGGWVRDMGARLTGSADLYGDDGRSAYNSVNFVTCHDGFTLWDLVSYDHKHNEANLEDNRDGSDDTTSWNCGAEGETDDPGINRLRQQLAKNHLCVLLFSAGTPMLLGGDEFLRTQRGNNNAYCQDTELSHFDWDRVGANRGMVEFVRKAIALTRRCTILQRRRFLLGRDLDSDTVSDITWYGADLGRPAWDDPELRTLCYQLDGSEEPSDLGDYRLFLILNSDHRVRSVKLPPLPEPQCWRRILDTSLEPGEEWCDPGREVAIKPEDQYLANPRSVVVLIGH; this is encoded by the coding sequence ATGGCCACCAGGCTACGGCACCAACCCAAAACCGCCATCACGGCCGGCAGCTTCTTTCCGCTCGGCGCGACCGTCCAGCCGGAGGGCGTAAACTTCGCCATCTACTCGCGCGACGCGAGCGACGTCCACCTGTTGTTGTTCGACCGGCCGGACGGACCGCCGACCGATGTGATCCAGATCGCCAACCGCACCAAGTTCGTGTGGCACACGTTCGTGGCCGGCGTGAAGCCGGGCCAGCTATACGGTTACAAGGTCCTGGGTGACTTCGATCCGTCAGCCGGCAAGCGCTTCAACGGCGCCAAGCTCCTCATCGATCCGTACGCCAAGGCACTGAGCCACAAGGCGTCGAACCGCGACAACCTTCTGCTGGCCTACGATTCCACGTCTGCCGATCGCGATCTGTCACTCGATACCCGCGACAACAGCCACCTCGTTCCCAAGGCGATCGTGGTGGACGACGCCTTCGACTGGCGCGGTGACGTGTCCCCGGCGATCCCGTTCGAGCGCCTCATCATCTACGAAGTGCACGCCAGGGGTTTCACGGCCCATCCGTCGTCACGCGTGAAGCGCCCGGGCACCTACCTCGGGTTCGCCGAGAAGATCCCGTACCTGAAGAGCCTGGGCGTCACCGCCGTGGAGCTGCTGCCGGTCCACGAGTGCCATGTCGAGGATTTCCTTCGCGGCAAGGGCCTCACCAACTACTGGGGCTACAACACGCTGGGCTTCTTTGCGCCCGAGAGCGCTTACAGCACCGGCAAGAAGCCTGGATGCCAGGTGGCCGAGTTCAAGACGATGGTCCGCAAGCTCCACCAGGCCGGCATCGAGGTCATTCTGGACGTGGTCTACAACCACACCGCCGAGGGGAACGAGCTCGGACCCACCTTGTCGCTCAGAGGGGTGGACAACCGGACGTACTACTGCCTCACGGGCGGGCCAAGTGACCCGGGACGCTACTACGCCAACTACACGGGTTGCGGGAACAGCCTGAACCTCACGAACCCCGCGGTGATCCGCCTGGTCCTGGACTCGCTGCGCTACTGGGCGGAGACGATGCACGTGGACGGCTTCCGCTTCGACCTCGCCTCGGTGCTCGGGCGTGACCCAAGCGGGTTCGACGGCTCGGCCGCCTTCTTCCACGCCGTGGCCCAGGACCCCGCGCTGCAACGCGTCAAGCTCATCGCCGAGCCCTGGGACCTCGGCACCTATCAGGTCGGCAACTTCCCGGTGGATTGGTCGGAGTGGAATGGACGCTTTCGCGATGCGGCTCGACGGTTCGTCAAAGGTGACGGCGGTTGGGTGCGCGATATGGGCGCACGACTCACCGGTTCGGCCGACCTTTACGGTGACGACGGTCGGTCGGCTTACAACAGCGTCAACTTCGTCACGTGCCACGATGGGTTCACGCTGTGGGATCTGGTCTCGTACGACCACAAGCACAACGAAGCCAATCTCGAGGACAACCGCGACGGAAGTGACGACACCACCTCCTGGAACTGTGGCGCCGAGGGCGAGACCGACGACCCGGGCATCAACCGGCTAAGGCAGCAGCTGGCCAAGAACCACCTGTGCGTCCTGTTGTTCTCCGCCGGCACGCCGATGCTCCTCGGAGGAGACGAGTTCCTGCGTACCCAGCGCGGCAACAACAACGCGTATTGCCAGGACACCGAGCTGAGCCACTTCGACTGGGACCGCGTCGGCGCCAACCGGGGGATGGTGGAGTTCGTGCGCAAGGCGATCGCCCTGACGCGGCGGTGCACTATCCTGCAGCGGCGCAGGTTCCTCCTCGGGCGCGACCTGGACAGCGATACCGTCAGCGACATCACGTGGTATGGCGCGGACCTGGGCCGGCCCGCCTGGGACGATCCGGAGTTGAGGACGTTGTGCTACCAGCTCGACGGCAGCGAGGAGCCCTCGGACCTCGGCGACTACCGCCTGTTCCTGATCCTCAACTCTGACCACCGGGTGCGGAGCGTGAAGCTCCCGCCGTTGCCGGAGCCGCAATGCTGGCGGCGCATCCTCGACACCAGCCTGGAACCGGGCGAGGAGTGGTGCGACCCCGGCCGAGAGGTCGCGATCAAGCCCGAGGATCAGTACCTGGCGAACCCGCGGAGCGTAGTGGTGCTGATCGGACACTGA